A stretch of DNA from Spirosoma endbachense:
TCGGGATTCAGACCTCCTCGCTCATTCTGCAAAGCCTGACCGATACCTCAGGGCTAAGCATGACACTTGCCAAACGATTACTCCGAACGCTGCTCGTCGCGATTATCAATGGGTTGGTCGTTGGGTTAATTGCCGGAACCTACACCTTCATTATTGGTGAACCACGTTTGTTTTTTGTCGTTGCCACGTCCTTGCTGGCGGTGGTGCTACTGGCCTCGTTTATGGGCACGGTAACGCCATTGCTCCTCAACCGCATTGGCATAAATCCGGCCGTAGCTTCCGGACCGTTTATTACAACGGCCAACGACTTGATCGGCATTGGTGTTTACTTCCTGATTGCCCAGTGGTTACTTGCCGAAGTTTGATTATTTTGCAGGTACCATGACCATTCGTTTTGCCAAACTCACCGACACGCCAGCTATTCTGGCCATTTATGCACCTTACGTCAATAACTCGGCGATTACATTCGAGTATGTTGTCCCCACCCTGAGTGATTTTTCGGAGCGTATTCAGATCATTCAGGAGCAGTTTCCCTATCTGGTTGCCGAATCAGATGGCCGGGTACTTGGGTACGCCTATGCGTCGCGGCACCGCGATCGAATGGCCTACCAGTGGGCTGTCGAAACGTCGGTCTACGTTCATCCGGATGGGCAACGGCAGGGAATTGCCCGACAGCTTTATACGTCCCTGTTCGACCTTCTACGCCGTCAGGGCTATTACAATGCCTATGCCGGGATAACCGCGCCCAATCAGAAAAGTGAAGCACTTCATCAGGCTATGGGTTTCGAGCCAATCGGCATCTACCCAAACGTGGGCTATAAACTCGGTGCCTGGCACGATGTTGCCTGGTTTAAACTGATTTTGCAGCCTCATCAGGTCAATCCGACAAGGCCGGTACCGATTACCCGGATTATCTAACAACCGACAACTCATTTTGTTGGAGGCTGATTTTGCCAGTTGCGCGGTCAGAAAGTGGTGTCATTGGCTTTCATGTAGTCAATATGGGCTTTGTCTATCTTTATCACGAATTCTCTATTAACACGTCGATTCACGAGTTGAGCAATTTTAGCGACCGTATTAACGATTTGTTAGCGATCAACCATAAACCGTTCACTCAAAAGAAGACATCGAAACGCTATGCTATGTTAATAGCTCGATAGGTTATCGCGACTCAACTGGCAACATCAAACCTCTTTGCCATGAATCGATTAGCCTATTTTGTCGCGTTAACGTTCCTGATTCTATCCCTTTCGTCTTGCCGATCTACCTATTTGCTCAAGGAAAATTTTTCGGGCGATGCCATCGGCAGCTTGCCTTTGCATTATATTCCTGGCGATCCAGCTGGCGACTCCGTCTCGTATACATCGGTGATTCATCCGAGGCTTGGCATTCAGGCTTCCAGTGTAACATCCGGCGGTAAATCGCTGGTTTTTTCGGAAGCTCCAATCACGGGTGAAACCGCTTTTAATCAGTGGCTTGCCTTCAAAGGCACCGTATCTGACTACGCCCAACCGATCTGGTTCTACTGGACAGCCAAACAACGGAACTCGCAGGGGCAGTTGATGATCGATATTCAGGGCGTACAGGGCTTATGGGTTGCCCGCCTTCGTATTCTGCCCGACGGCCAGCTTGTTCGCACGATCAACCTTGGCACGGGTACACGGGAAGTACTTGGCCACTTTAACCCAACGCAAACACACACCATCATTATTTCGCTTAGACCTGCTGCCCGAACCTACAATATTACCGTATTTGGTACGCGGGAAGGAACCGCTTCCAATCGGTTGAATGTGCCGGTACTGACCGAGCCAAGCCCCGGCAGGCCCGTTTTAGATTTTGAAAAACCGGCGATTTATTTACGCTACGAGAATGAAAGCTTTAACGCGAATCCGGCTTATATTTTCGAGAGTGTTTACATAACCCGCAAACAACCCGATTGACATTTCTTTTCGACTTCCAACTGTTCGTCGTTACTTTTAAGCCCCGTTTTGCGCAAAGCAGGATGGGCTTAACTGTTGTATTGGTCTATGCTCGCCGTTATTCAGCGTGTTTCTCACGCTTCCGTTACCATCAACAATCAGGTGAAAGGTCAGATCGGGATCGGCTTTCTTGTTCTGGTTGGTGTAACTCATTCAGATACCCGCGACGATGTAGACTGGCTCAGCAAGAAGATCGTTGGTATGCGGATTTTCAACGATGCCGATGATAAAATGAACCTCGATCTGGCTACTGTTGGCGGAGATATTTTGCTCATAAGCCAATTTACGCTCCATGCCAGCACCAAAAAAGGAAATCGCCCCAGCTTTATCGAAGCGGCCCGGCCTGATATAGCCATTCCGCTCTACGAAGCAATGATTAAGCAATTATCGGCTGACTTAGGCAAGCCCGTTCAGACCGGTGAATTTGGCGCCGACATGAAAGTATCTTTACTTAATGATGGCCCTGTAACAATTGTGATCGACTCAAAAAACCGAAGCTGATGCCAACAAATCCAGAACCCCGGAATGTATTGGGAAGTAGCCTCGGCTGTTGCTGCACCAGCCCCATGACCGGGTTCTATCGCGACGGATTTTGCCGGACGAATGCGCAGGATCCGGGTCATCACGTCATTTGTGCGATCATGACCGAGCCTTTTTTGCGATTCACCCGCAGCCGGGGCAATGACCTCTCGACACCTTATCCGGAATTTCAATTTCCCGGCTTAAAACCCGGCGACCGGTGGTGTCTCTCTGTCCTTCGCTGGCTCGAAGCTTACGAAGCAGGCATGGCCCCGCCTATATTGCTGGCCTGCACGCATGAACGCGCTCTCCAGTACGTTACCATCGATATGTTACGTGAGCTTGCATTCGAAGAATAACTACCTTAAGTTCCCATTTCTATTTTTTTAGTACTACGAAACCATTTTGAACGTTCGTTACCTAAAAAACACTACTTTTACTTAAACCAGCCCATTGGTTATGCCATTCGCCCAAAGCGACGGGATAACTAAGTCAGCCGAATGGATTTTTTGCCCTCCGATCTTACTGCCTATGCCGAAGCGCACACATCGCCCGAGAGCGATCTGCTGCGTCAGCTCAACCGCAATACCCATGCCCACATTATGGCTCCCCGGATGCTGTCCGGACATATGCAGGGTCGTTTCCTATCCATGATTTCCTGGATGATTCGCCCCCGGCGCATTCTCGAAATAGGCACTTACACAGGTTATTCAGCGCTTTGTCTCGCCGAAGGGCTAACAGAAGACGGGCGGCTGATCACGATTGATCACAACGAAGAACTGGAAGGTTTTGCCCGCTCCTACTGGCAGCAATCGCCACTGAATACTAAAATCGATTTTCGCCTTGGTCTGGCCGCTGACATTATTCCAACCCTCGACGAGACGTTCGACCTGGTCTTCATTGACGCCGACAAGCGCAATAATTCATTGTATTTCGACCTGATTTTCGACAAACTCCGACCGGGTGGTTTCATCCTGGCCGATAATGTTTTGTGGAGTGGCAAGGTTATTGAATCCGTAAAATCATCTGATCAGGATACGCCCGCCGTGCTGGCTTTTAATCAGAAGATACAGGCCGACTCACGCATCGAAAATGTGCTTTTGCCCGTCCGGGACGGGATAATGATGATACGCAAACGCTGAATTACGATTGACAAAAACGGGCCGCCGTAGCGGTACGATTTATGAAAAAATTGACGTACTCCCTAACCCTTTTATTCGCACTAATCAGCCTGGTAGTAGCAGCCCAAACGTCGGTGCCCGTTGTACCTGAGCAAGTGACGTTTGCCGATATTTCGGTTCGGTTAGACCCCGACGCCCGACGCATCGTGCAACAGGATGTCAATGCCTTACTGTCGAACCGACAATACTGGACGGCCAAACTCGATCGTGTGGCCCTGTATTTTCCGATGATCGAAGCGATTCTGATTGATGAAGATGTACCTACCGATTTCAAATACCTTGCCGTACAGGAAAGCTCGCTCACTCCCGATGCCGTCTCGGCGTCAACGGCTGTTGGCTACTGGCAGTTCAAGCGCGAAACGGCCACGGATCATGGCTTACGGGTCGATGACGAGATTGATGAGCGTAAAAGTATTACGGCTTCTACCCACGGGGCTGCTAAATACTTAAAAAAGAGCAATGCGCAGTTTAACAACTGGGTTGCATCACTCTATTCATATTACCTTGGTGCGGGCGGTATTTCCAAACTGATTCCGCCCGATTGGTCCTATGCCCGCGAGGTAGCACTGGATGGTCGCACGGATCGGTATATTCTACGTTTCTTCGCCCATAAGGTAGCCATCGAAAATGCTCTGAAATTCCACCAGACAACGAATCAATTCGCGCTGATTGAATATGCAAACGGTGGTGGGAAAAGCCTTAAATCCATTTCGGATGAGCTGGGTGTTGATGAGTACGAACTTCGTAAATACAATCGCTGGATTCTGGGCGACGCGGTTCCGACAGACAAGGCCTATGTGATGGCCATCCCGGTTTTAAATAATCAGATCAATGACGTTCGGCAGAAGATCGTTAGCGTTGGGGCCCGGAAAACTCCCGATTTTGTGCAGAATGATGTGGGTTTCCCGGTTCTGCGTCGCGTAACAACGGGCCTTAGCAAAAACGAGCCGGTCCTGTATGAAATCAATGGTCTGCCGGGCATTCAGGCACAAGCGGGAGACAACAGTGCTTCACTGGCTCGAAAAGCAAAAATCAGCCTGTCGAGCTTTCTGCGTTACAATGACATGAACGAGCGCGATCCGATCATTGTCAATGATGTGTATTACCTGGCCAAGAAAATGAAAAAAGCCCTGGTGCCTTTTCATACAGTACGCCAGGACGAAACATCACGCAGCATCTCGCAACGCTACGGTATCAGGCTCAAAAAACTGATGCGCTACAACCGTCTCGACCGGCTTCAGAAACTGGCCGTTGGCCGGGTCATGTGGCTGCGCGAACGTCGGCCAGCGAACAAGCCCATTGAGATCATCAATGCGCCAACACCACCAGTTTATGATCAGACGCCTACTCCGCCCACCCGTGCAGATGTGGCTGACCGCAGCTCCGGGGGGCCGAATCGACCGGTAACGGGTATTGACAATGTTCCCCGGAATGCGTCAGAGCGAAAAAAATACCAGCCTAAACTGGTTGAAGGAGGGATTACGCCTAACGATGGTACGTCGGAACCAGCAACTGCGCCCCGTCAGGAGCCAGCGCGCCCGTCGATCAGTCCCGTTGGCGATAATAATCCGGTTTCCAACGATCGTCCGGTTCCAACCACAACCAGTCGGTCAACCACCACCGACGGCTCGCAGCGTGTGGTAATCGTTCGCACCCCCGATGCATCAGAAGCACCCCGTACCGTTCCGGTCGCGACTGCTCCTGAGCGCGAGCAACCGGCGACAGAGATGCCAGCCACGCCCGTAAAAACAACGAAGCCATCGGACACGTACGCCAGTAACCGCCCGACCACCAAGGCAGCGCCTATCCAGCAAAGCGGCTACGAAG
This window harbors:
- a CDS encoding DUF2237 family protein, with the translated sequence MPTNPEPRNVLGSSLGCCCTSPMTGFYRDGFCRTNAQDPGHHVICAIMTEPFLRFTRSRGNDLSTPYPEFQFPGLKPGDRWCLSVLRWLEAYEAGMAPPILLACTHERALQYVTIDMLRELAFEE
- a CDS encoding O-methyltransferase; translated protein: MDFLPSDLTAYAEAHTSPESDLLRQLNRNTHAHIMAPRMLSGHMQGRFLSMISWMIRPRRILEIGTYTGYSALCLAEGLTEDGRLITIDHNEELEGFARSYWQQSPLNTKIDFRLGLAADIIPTLDETFDLVFIDADKRNNSLYFDLIFDKLRPGGFILADNVLWSGKVIESVKSSDQDTPAVLAFNQKIQADSRIENVLLPVRDGIMMIRKR
- a CDS encoding arsinothricin resistance N-acetyltransferase ArsN1 family B, whose translation is MTIRFAKLTDTPAILAIYAPYVNNSAITFEYVVPTLSDFSERIQIIQEQFPYLVAESDGRVLGYAYASRHRDRMAYQWAVETSVYVHPDGQRQGIARQLYTSLFDLLRRQGYYNAYAGITAPNQKSEALHQAMGFEPIGIYPNVGYKLGAWHDVAWFKLILQPHQVNPTRPVPITRII
- the dtd gene encoding D-aminoacyl-tRNA deacylase; protein product: MLAVIQRVSHASVTINNQVKGQIGIGFLVLVGVTHSDTRDDVDWLSKKIVGMRIFNDADDKMNLDLATVGGDILLISQFTLHASTKKGNRPSFIEAARPDIAIPLYEAMIKQLSADLGKPVQTGEFGADMKVSLLNDGPVTIVIDSKNRS
- a CDS encoding lytic transglycosylase domain-containing protein translates to MKKLTYSLTLLFALISLVVAAQTSVPVVPEQVTFADISVRLDPDARRIVQQDVNALLSNRQYWTAKLDRVALYFPMIEAILIDEDVPTDFKYLAVQESSLTPDAVSASTAVGYWQFKRETATDHGLRVDDEIDERKSITASTHGAAKYLKKSNAQFNNWVASLYSYYLGAGGISKLIPPDWSYAREVALDGRTDRYILRFFAHKVAIENALKFHQTTNQFALIEYANGGGKSLKSISDELGVDEYELRKYNRWILGDAVPTDKAYVMAIPVLNNQINDVRQKIVSVGARKTPDFVQNDVGFPVLRRVTTGLSKNEPVLYEINGLPGIQAQAGDNSASLARKAKISLSSFLRYNDMNERDPIIVNDVYYLAKKMKKALVPFHTVRQDETSRSISQRYGIRLKKLMRYNRLDRLQKLAVGRVMWLRERRPANKPIEIINAPTPPVYDQTPTPPTRADVADRSSGGPNRPVTGIDNVPRNASERKKYQPKLVEGGITPNDGTSEPATAPRQEPARPSISPVGDNNPVSNDRPVPTTTSRSTTTDGSQRVVIVRTPDASEAPRTVPVATAPEREQPATEMPATPVKTTKPSDTYASNRPTTKAAPIQQSGYEGPREQQADGTLSAVTPPSSRPTPPAVVKTEPRSTPPAEKPLPEPVKPSPSVMNRTTPPTSSVNKSAATHTVEPGQTYYSISRLYGLRVEELLALNNLTMNNVLEVGQQLTVKPTAGRVVQPSRTSDAPATKADVTYHTVEKGETMFRISKQYGVTIEQIQEWNNLTDNSVKVGQRIKILKQ